The Gemmatimonas aurantiaca region GTGTTCGTGAATGTCGTGGGCAACAGCGTGGACGACTTTGCCACGGTGGTGCGCGGACTCGACGATGTGCCGGGCGTGGACGCGTTCGAACTCAACGTGAGCTGCCCCAACGTGAAAGCGGGCGGCCTCGAGTTCGGCGCCGATCCGGTCGCGCTCGCCGCGCTCGTGTCCGCCGCACGCGCCGAGACGCAGCGACCCATCTTCGTGAAGCTCTCGCCCACGCTGGGCGCCGCCATGGCCGACACCGCGCGTGTGGCCGTCGACGCGGGCGCCACCGGACTGACGCTGGTGAACACGATGCCCGGTACGGTGATCGACACCGCGCATCGCAAGCCGAAACTCAGCTTCGGCAGCGGCGGGGTGAGTGGTCCGGCGCTGTTGCCCATCGGCCTGCTCGCCACCTGGCGCGTGAGTCGTGCGCTTCCCGGGGTGCCACTCATCGGCCTGGGCGGCGTGAGCACCGGCGACGATGCCCTGCAGTATCTCATGGCCGGCGCCTCGCTGGTGGGCGTGGGCACCGCCGCACTGCGCGATCCCCGCGCCCCCGAACGCATCGTGCGTCAGTTGCACCGCTGGTGTGATCGGGAAGGGGTGCGTGATCTCGCATCGCTCACCGGCACACTGCGGTGGCCGTCCTGACGCACCGCTGCGGCATGTCCGCTGACCCTCTCCAGATCGTACTTCAGATCGTCCTCCAGCAGATCGCATGACCAGCACCGATCACGCCGCCGCCCGTTCCGCACCGTCTCCATCGGCCGTTGCGGCCATCCCCATCGTGGCGCTCGACGTGCCCGACCGCGCGGGCGCCGAGGCCGTGGTGCGGCAACTCGGCGATGCCTGCGATTTCTACAAAGTCGGCCTCGAACTCTTCGCCGCCGAAGGACCGGCCATCGTCGCCTGGCTGCGTGCGCAGGGCAAGCGGGTCTTCGTGGATCTCAAGCTGCATGACATCCCGAACACGGTGCGTGGGGCCGCGCGCAGTGTGGCCCGGCATGGCGCCTCGCTGCTGACCATTCACGCCAGCGGCGGCGCCGAGATGATCGCCGCCGCCGTGGCCGGCGCGAACGAAGGGGCGCCGGAAGGAAGCTGCGGCATTCTGGGCGTGACCGTGCTGACCAGTATGGACGCCACCGGACTCGGCGCCGCCTGGGGCCGTTCGGACGTGGACGTGCAGGCCGAAGTCCTGCGGCTGGCCGGCGACGTGGCGGAGCAGGGCGCTGCCGGCATCGTGTGTTCGGGCCATGAAGCCGCCGCGGTGCACGCCCGGTTCGGTGATCGACTCGGCCTGCTCATTCCGGGTATTCGTCTGCCGGGCGGCGACACGCACGACCAGCGCCGCATCATGACACCCCGCGCCGCCGCCGACGCCGGCGCCCGGTGGCTGATTCTGGGCCGCGCGGTGACCGCGGCGGCCGATCCGGTGGTTGCCATGGAGGCGGTCCGGCAGAATCTGCATATTTCCTATCAAGCTCCTTCCTGACCAGCTCCTCCCCGCTTCCTTTCGAAACCATCGGGGACTCCATGAAGAAGCCCTTGCTCCTGCTGAGTCTCGGTCTCCTCACCATCGCCTGCGGCGACCAGACCGCACCCCGCGCCGACTTCGAGATCACTACCACCGTGAGCCAGGATGTCGCGCGGGTCGGCGAAGAGATCCGGGTGACTGTGACGGCGACCAATATTTCGGGTCGGGTGCAGGAGATCCTCACGAACGACTGTATCCAGGCATTTCAGGTGCGGGATGCCGCGGGCAGGCAGGTGGGACCTGCAGGGCGGAGCTGCCTGTTGGTCGCCTCCCGGCAAACCCTGGCGCCCGGGGCCAGCTACACGATCACACAAGGCTGGGTCGGCGACGCGGTCGGTCCGATCAACGCGCCGCCCCCCAAGGTCGAACCGGGCGTCTATACCATCGAGGGGCAGTTGAGGCTGGGTGAACACGTCCGGGTCACTCCCGTCACCGTCCGGCTGTTGCCGTAGGCGCCCCGTATACTGGTCCCAACCGGCCCCGTAGTCCTATTGCTCTCCATTCTGACCAACTCCCTCCTGCTCCCTCTTGAAATATTGACGCCGGGGCGCCGAGTGCGTCCGGATGCCGCTCCGTCCCCATCCCGAGAGGGAGCAGGGCGGAGCTGATCAGGCAGGAGTTCAATAGGACTGCCCCAGGCGACCGGCACCGGTGTGAGTCACTTGCGGCCCACCCCAAACTCCACTAAGCTCAAGGGCTTGCCTCTTTTTTGGCCTTTTTGCGCCAAAGGCGAGTGTCCTCGGCCAATCCGCTGGCCACATTTGCTTCGCCCATGCGCGGAATCGGTCGTCCCGGTCAGGGATGGCGATGCTTCAGGGGCGATGAACAGCATGGGGAGTCCAGCCGGCCACCGATTGAGGTGGTGCGGGAGACTTCCATCGGCGCGTGAGCGCCGAGGTGACCCGTGAAAGTTCGCAGCAGCGTGAAGCCGATCTGTGAGCACTGCAAAGTCGTCAAGCGACAGGGCGTGACTCGCATCATCTGCAAGCGCAACCCCAAGCACAAACAGCGTCAGGGCTGAGGGGAAGCGCACATATGGCACGTATCGCTGGCGTCGATCTCCCGCGTGAGAAGAAAATCGAGATCGGCCTGACTTATATCTTCGGGATCGGCCGCAAGACGGCACAGAAGATCCTCGAAGCCGCCGGGGTCTCGAACGCGCAGCGCGTTCGCGACCTGAATGACAACGACCTGAACAAGCTCCGTCAGGAGATCGAGCGCAATCATCGCGTCGAGGGTGCCCTGCGCACCGAAGTCGCGATGAACATCAAGCGCCTGATGGACATCGGGTCGTATCGT contains the following coding sequences:
- a CDS encoding dihydroorotate dehydrogenase; translation: MSSPGVSAESLLNVSVAGLAFRNPIVLASGTAGFGQELEDVLDLSAVGGISTKAVSVAPRAGNPALRVSEFAGGMMNAIGLANPGLDAVRTDYLPWLPAHHPGTRVFVNVVGNSVDDFATVVRGLDDVPGVDAFELNVSCPNVKAGGLEFGADPVALAALVSAARAETQRPIFVKLSPTLGAAMADTARVAVDAGATGLTLVNTMPGTVIDTAHRKPKLSFGSGGVSGPALLPIGLLATWRVSRALPGVPLIGLGGVSTGDDALQYLMAGASLVGVGTAALRDPRAPERIVRQLHRWCDREGVRDLASLTGTLRWPS
- the pyrF gene encoding orotidine-5'-phosphate decarboxylase, with product MTSTDHAAARSAPSPSAVAAIPIVALDVPDRAGAEAVVRQLGDACDFYKVGLELFAAEGPAIVAWLRAQGKRVFVDLKLHDIPNTVRGAARSVARHGASLLTIHASGGAEMIAAAVAGANEGAPEGSCGILGVTVLTSMDATGLGAAWGRSDVDVQAEVLRLAGDVAEQGAAGIVCSGHEAAAVHARFGDRLGLLIPGIRLPGGDTHDQRRIMTPRAAADAGARWLILGRAVTAAADPVVAMEAVRQNLHISYQAPS
- the rpmJ gene encoding 50S ribosomal protein L36; protein product: MKVRSSVKPICEHCKVVKRQGVTRIICKRNPKHKQRQG
- the rpsM gene encoding 30S ribosomal protein S13: MARIAGVDLPREKKIEIGLTYIFGIGRKTAQKILEAAGVSNAQRVRDLNDNDLNKLRQEIERNHRVEGALRTEVAMNIKRLMDIGSYRGTRHRRGLPVRGQRTHTNARTKKGPRRAIAGKKKVTK